A region of the Microbulbifer pacificus genome:
AACACAATCTCCTGCATGGCAAACATGCTCGGGGCGTAGTTCAGTGCCAGCGCCATCAGCGCCGACAAAAACGCGTTGATCGCCACCCCCGCCAGCACCAAGCGGCTGGCACTGGCGCCGCGCCCGGCCAGCAGCCACACACTGCCCACGGACACCAGCGCGCCGAAAATGGCCAGCAGCGGCAGCACCAAACCATTGTTAGACGCGGCGCCGTAATACAACAGCAGGATCGCCGCCAGCGCCGCGCCGCTGCTCACCCCCAGCAGCGCCGGCTCCGCCAGCGGGTTGCGCAACATGCCCTGCATGGCCGCGCCGCCCATTCCCAGCGCCGCCCCCACCAGTAGCGCGAGCACCGCCCGCGGCAGGCGCAGCTGCCACAGGATCACCGCATTGCTGTCGTCGCTGCGCCAGCCGCTGGCGAATGCCTGCCACAGGTCCAGCTTTACCGGACCACTGGCCAGCGCCGCCAGCAGCGCCAGCGGCAGTGCGGCTACGAGAAGCAGCAGGATTAATTTATGGCCGTTGGACAAGTTCCACTCTCTTTTGCTGTAACTGCTCGAGCACATCCACCGCCGCCAGCGCCGGGCAATATCCCAGAGCCTCCGGCAGGCGGTAACTGCGACCGCTGTCGATATAACGCTTCAGCACCGGGTGACGCTCGGCGAGATGGGCAATGGCAAAATCCTGTGCACCGCCGTAAAACACCAGCAGATCCGGTTCCAGTGCAATCACCTGCTCCAGGCTCACCCGCCCCAGTTGCTGGATGCCCTGCTGCGCCGCCAGATTGCTAAATCCCGCGCGGGTCAGCAGCTGGTGCTCCAGCATACCGCTGCCGTAAGTGATGTTGTTGGCGGACAGGATCAACGCCGTTGGATTCTCCGTTGTATCGGATTGCGGGTACTTCTCCAGCAGTGCGGACAACTGTTGTTTCTGCGCGAGCAACTGGGGCAGCGGCCCCAGAGTCTGCTCCAGCGCGTCCAGCTGGGTCTGCAATTGCTCCAGGCTGTAGGCATCGGGAATGCGCACGACGTTAAAGCCCAGCTGTTCCAACCGCGCTGCGGCGCGCTGCGCGCCAAACTGTCCGGTGAGTACCAGGTCGGGCTTCAGTGGCAGTAGCTCTTCTGCCTGGGCGCGGTTCAGGTAAATGTGTTCAGGCACTGGCGCGCGACGATATGGCGGCTGGCCCGAAAGCCAGGTGACGGAGACAATGTCTTTCGGCGGAACCCAACTCAGAAGTATCTGGTCGAGGCATAAATTCAGCGACGCCACCCGCGACTTGGCAAACGCCCCGGGGCAAAGTGCAAGGAGAATCAACAACAGGCTGCGAGACATAATCGTCATACTTCGTTGCGCCTCCCTATGTTGGTTGTCCGTGTAATATTCCCCCGGCCAGGCCGGCCGCTGCGCCCAAACGGGGCTCACTGGTCACAACTTTTACACTGGCGCTGCATCCAAATCCTCCGGCGGATGCATCATACCGGCAGCAATCACTGAATGTGAATGATCACCAATGGAGAAGATTAATGAACGAAGACACTCTCGCGCTGCTTATTCCCCTCGGCTTTTTCCTGCTCATTGGCATGTCGCTGTGGATGGTGTTGAACTTTCGTGCGAAACGAAACCTGGAAGTACAGCAAACCTTGCGCCTGGCACTGGACAAGGGTGTCGAGCTCCCGCCCAAACTGATTGAGCAGCTCGGAGCCAGCCAGCGCCACCCGCAACAGGATATGCGGCGCGGCATCGTCTGGATGGCTTGCGCATTGGGCATGGCCTTGCTCGGTTTCTTTGTCCCGGATCCCAGTAACCAGGCTTTTTTGGCAATGCTTGGGGTCGCAGCAATACCATTCAGTATCGGTCTCGCCTATTTGGCCATGTATCACTTTTCCAAACCGCAGCCCGCCTGAGCATGGAGCACGGATCACAGGAAGTAGTGACAACGATCAGCTCATATCCAGCGCACTGAGCGCTTCCGCCAGCGTCTTCACCGCCACCATTTCCATGCCCGGCACATCGTTTTTCAGACGGTTGGCGGCGGGCACGATGGCCTTGCGGAAGCCGTGTTTGGCGGCTTCCCGCAAACGCTCCTGGCCGGACGGCACCGGGCGGATTTCACCGGCCAGTCCCACTTCACCGAAGATCATCAGATCACGCGCCAACGGCCGGTTGCGGAAGCTGGACACCACTGCCATCAGCAGGGTGAGGTCGGCACTGGTTTCCACCACCTTCACGCCGCCCACCACATTGATGAACACATCCTGGTCACCGACCAGCACACCGCCGTGGCGGTGGAGTACCGCCAGCAGCATGTTCAGACGGTTCTGGTCCAGCCCCACCGCCACCCGGCGCGGGTTGCCAAGGCTGCTGTCGTCCACCAGCGCCTGTAGTTCCACCAGCAGCGGGCGCGTGCCCTCCCACACCGACGTCACCACCGAGCCCGCGGCAATCTCGTCCGCGCGCTGCAGGAAGATCGCGGAGGGGTTGGCCACTTCCTTCAGGCCCTGTTCGGTCATCGCGAACACCCCCAGCTCGTTCACCGCGCCAAAGCGGTTTTTGTGTGCGCGCAAAGTGCGGAAGCGGGAATCGTGGGTACCCTCGAGCATGATGGAGCAGTCGATGATGTGCTCGAGCACCTTGGGGCCGGCGAGGGTGCCGTCCTTGGTGACGTGGCCCACCAGAATCAGCGCGGTGCCGGTTTGCTTGGCGAAGCGGGTGAGGTAGGCGGCGCTCTCGCGCACCTGTGCCACCGAGCCCGGTGCGGACTGCACCTCGGCCATGTGCATCACCTGGATCGAGTCCACCACCATCACCCTGGGTTTGACTTCGCCGGCGGTGAGACAGATCTGCTCCACATTGGTCTCCGACAGCATCTGCAGGTGATCTGCGGGCAGACCCAGGCGTTTGGCCCGCATCGCCACCTGCTGCAGGGATTCTTCACCGGTCACATAGAGCGCCGGCAGTTTTTGCGAGAGGTGACACAGGGTTTGCAGTAGCACGGTGGATTTACCGGCGCCGGGATGGCCGCCAATCAGCACCACCGAACCCGGCACCAGGCCGCCGCCCAGCACGCGGTCCAGCTCACTGGCGTTGGTGGCAATACGGGGCAGCTCGCTGAGGTCGATCTCGGAAAGCTTTTGCACCTTGCCCTGCCCTGCGGCGCCGGCATAGCCGGACTGGGACGCGGTAAAGTTCGCCGCGCGGCTGTCGGTGTGTGCGGGGCCGAGGCGCACTTCACTCAGGCTGTTCCACGCCCCACAGGCGCCGCACTGCCCCGCCCATTTGCTGTAATCGGCGCCGCACTCGTTGCAGACAAAGGCAGTTTTGGATTTCTTGGACAAGGCTTTCCCCTTCCGGGCCTTCAAATTGAGAGGATGTCGCGACAGGCGAAATTACAAGCAGCATCCTGCGAAGGCGCTGAGTGTACCCCCACGAGGTCCTCAGCCAAAACCCGCCGAATTAGAAAGGGGACATCTACCTAGTCACCGGCTGGTTATGCGGTGGCAACAGCGGCCTGCAACACTTAGCATTGTTGAACCTTCCCGATTAGTTTGTGCCGATGACACTTCCCGCAGTCTGGCTGCTTCGCAGCGACACCATTCCACCAGACAGTCCAGAGGCCCGGCATCTCGCCGCCCTGCTGTCCGTCGAAGAACTCCAGCGCCGTGAGACTTACCGCAGCGCAGAGGCCCAGCATCAATTTCTTTTGAGTCGGGTGCTGCTGCGCAGCGTGCTCGGAAAAATCAGCGGCCGGTCGCCGGAAAGTCTCAGGTTTGACCGCCTGCCCAGTGGCAAGCCGCTGTTGGCGGACTTCCCGGAACTGCACTTCAGCCTAAGTCACAGCGGGCAATGGCTTGCGCTGGCGGTATCCTGCGAGGCACCCATCGGCATCGATATTGAACAACCCAGCAAACCGCGGGACTTTCTGCGTATCGCCCGTCACTACTTCCACCCCGAGGAATGTGCGCTGCTGGAATCGCCGCCCCTTGAGCTGATGCCCATGCACTTCTACCGCCTGTGGACCATGAAAGAGGCGTTCTTCAAGGCGCGGGGTACCGGGATTTCGGAGGGGCTGGGACGGATTAATCTGGCCGAATTCCACCTCGGGCGGGGCGTGGCATTCGACAAGGACCTGCCGGATACCCACGATTCCTGGCAATTCTATTACTCAATGCACCCGCAGCCAGACACCACCCAATTGCATCTGGCCCTGGCCAGCACCGACCCGGCCGTCGGGGAGCTGCCTGCGGAGAGTATTCGCAGAGGTTTTGACTGGTCATCTTGAGACATTCACGGTCTGCGCCAATACACTGCAGCAGTTCTAGATTTCCCAGTGCTCAGTGATCGGTACAAGAAAGATAATGAAACCCGCTTCTCTCTCCAGAAAGGTCCACAAGTGGCTGTTTCTGTTTGTCGGTATCCAGGCCCTGTTGTGGACCCTGAGTGGCGTCTACATGGTGGTCATGGACCTGGACTTCATCCATGGCGATCACCTGGTCCAGAACCTGCGCGAGCCACTGCCGGCAGACCGGGGTCAACTCACCCCCACCGCAGAACTGCTCGAACGCTTTCAGGGCGTGAAGTCGATCCGGCTCAAGGCACTGCAGACTGTCCCCCACTATGTGATTCACACCGATGACGGCGCACACCTGATCGATGCCCGCAGCGGCAGCAAGGTGTCCCCCATCGACGGCGATCGCGCCCGCGCACTAGCGGAACACTACTACGCCGGCAGCCTGCCGGCATCTTCGGTCGTACTGATTGCAGAAAATCCGCCCCCAGAGATAGGCGCGCGAGCCCTGCCCCTGTGGCGGGTCAACTTTGACGACCGCTACGGCACCAGCTTTTACATCGACCCGAATACCGGTGCGCTCGCCACCCGCCGCCACAATTACTGGCGCGCCTTCGATTTCTTCTGGATGCTGCACATCATGGATTACGAGGAGCGCGAGAATATCCACAATCCGCTGCTGCTGACCGTGACCATCGTCAGCCTCACCGGGGTTCTCGCCGGCCTGATCCTGCTCTTCTACAGCTTCGGCCGCAGGAACAAAACCGCCAGTACCACGGCGGCGGCAGGAGGTGCGCTATGAATTTCATCAAGATGGCGCACAAATGGCTGAGCCTCGTCATCGGTGTGCAGCTGGCACTGTGGCTGGCCAGCGGCCTCGCGTTCGCGCTGCTCGATTCCAATATCGTCAGCGGTCGCCATCTGGTGGAGCGCCAGCAGGCCGTGCCGATTCCCGGCAGCGAGCCGCTGGTATCTCATGGGGAGATTGCCCGGCACTATAGCGGCAGTACGATTTTCGATATCCGCCTGCAACCGGGGTTCGACCACCCGGTATACCGGGTGCAGACAGCGGAAGGGGTGGAATTGCGTGACGCGCTCAACGGCGATCCCTTGGTGATTGACGCCGCCATGGCAGTGGCCATCGCCGCGCGGGATTACGCTGGAGACGACAGCCTGATCGGCACCCCGACGCGCCTGCCACAGCCGAATTTGGAGTCCCGTGGTCACCCGGGGCCACTGTGGCGGGTCGACATCGCCGATGATTACGGCACCAGCCTGTATATCTCGGCCGAGGACGGTCGTGTGCTCGAGCGCCGCAACGATACCTGGCGGCTGTTCGATATCTTCTGGATGCTGCACATCATGGACTACACCGAGCGCCAGGATTTCAACAATCCGTTTGTTGTGGCCTTCGGTATCGGCGCCCTGCTGCTGTCCCTGTCCGGTTTTGTAATGCTGCTTACCAGCTTTACCCGTCAGGAGTTCAATCTTGTTGCCAAGCTGCGCCGCAGCAAGGTGGTCGTGACGCTGCTCGACCCGGCGTCGACACCGGTGCAGGAGCTGGCGCTCGCCAATGGCGTCACCCTTTTCGACGGACTCGCCGCCAACGGTATCCAGCTGCCCTCCAACTGTGGTGGCGGCGGCAGCTGTGGCCTCTGCCAGGTGCAGCTGTCACCGGATGCGCCGATCAGCAACAGTGAGAGAGCCCAGCTTTCTGCCGGCGAGCTGGCATCCGGCATGCGCCTCGCCTGCCAGCAGCGCGCGACCGCGGCTACCCAACTGATACTCGACCAAAGCGTGCTGCAGGCCGACGCCTATACCGCCGAGGTTCTGGAAACGCGCTTTGTGACCCCGTTCATCAAGGAAATCTGGCTGGCCCCCCGGGGCCGCCGCCCGTTCGCGTTCCTCGCCGGTGGCTTCGTGCAGGTGGAAGTGCCCCCGCACACGCTGCGTCTGGCCGAGACTCCGGTGGAAGAGCGCTTCCGCGGTGACTGGCAGCCCTGGCTCGACGCCGGTGGGGCCAATCATCACCAGGCCCTGCGCCGCTCCTACTCCATGGCCAACGCGCCGGGAGAGTCCTCTTCCGCCGACGGTGCAGAAACCATCCTGCTGAATGTGCGTATCCAGCCACCCCCCGCGGGCAGCAATACACTGCCGGCGGGCGCCGGTTCCAGCTACATGTTTAGCCTGCAGCCCGGTGACCAGGTACAACTGCGCGGCCCCTTCGGCAGCTTCCGGGTACAGGACAGTGAGCGCGAGATCATCCTGATCGGTGGCGGTGCCGGCATGGCACCACTGCGCTCGATGATCATCGACCAGCTGTGCAACTGCGGCACCCAGCGACCGATACATTTCTGGTATGGCGCGCGCAACCTGCGGGAAGTGTTTTACGCGGATGCGTTTGATGCGCTGGCGCGGACCCTCGAGAATTTCCACTGGCAGCTCGGATTGTCCGAGCCGCGCGCGGAAGACCAGTGGCAGGGTGCCACCGGCTATATCAGCGATATCGCCGCCGACACCTACCTGCGCCAGCATCCAGACCTGGGCAACTGCGAGTTCTACCTGTGCGGCCCGCCCACCATGCTGCGAGCGACGATCGCCATGCTCACCGGGCTCGGCGTGCGCGAGGAGCAAATCGCGTTTGACGATTTTGGTAGCTGATACCGATTAACGTCTGGAACAGTGCTGTCGACTTGCCAAGTCGACAGCCAGCCCCTAACCTTCGACATCCATTTGAATATTGGCTGACATGCAGAAATTCATCGCACGGTTCATGGCAATCATTCTGTTGCTGTCTGTCTTCGGACAGGTGGCAGCACAGCCGTGCGCGGACATGCATGCTCCCGCGGCCATGAATATGGCGGCCGAACCACTGGCTGCCGAGCCACATCACGGGCACACTGCCGAGCACGCCAGTGCTGGCAGTGCGCCGATGCCAGCCAACCACTGCGGCGATATGGCCTCTCCGCAGAAGGCGAAAGCCGACGCGCACTGCGCCGACATGTCCACGTCCACCAGCGATGACTGCGGCCAGGCCTGCACCTGCTGCCCAAGCCATTGTGCAACGGTATTGCCGCCCGCAGAGTCCACCGGGATCGCCCTGCCACGTACAACACACCCCATGACCTATACGGCGCTCGCCTCGTCCGCCGAGCCCGAGTCCGCCATCAAACCACCCAGGTCTGCCTGACCCGGGTAACCCGCGCCCCAGCTGGCGCGTTAATCCCCTCATAAATACTGCCAACTAGCGAGAGCACGCTGCTTCGCGGTTTTTGGCCCGCCCGCAGCCATGTTCCCGGAACCCGGCTGCACACCCGATACGAACAGAACACATCGAG
Encoded here:
- the radA gene encoding DNA repair protein RadA: MSKKSKTAFVCNECGADYSKWAGQCGACGAWNSLSEVRLGPAHTDSRAANFTASQSGYAGAAGQGKVQKLSEIDLSELPRIATNASELDRVLGGGLVPGSVVLIGGHPGAGKSTVLLQTLCHLSQKLPALYVTGEESLQQVAMRAKRLGLPADHLQMLSETNVEQICLTAGEVKPRVMVVDSIQVMHMAEVQSAPGSVAQVRESAAYLTRFAKQTGTALILVGHVTKDGTLAGPKVLEHIIDCSIMLEGTHDSRFRTLRAHKNRFGAVNELGVFAMTEQGLKEVANPSAIFLQRADEIAAGSVVTSVWEGTRPLLVELQALVDDSSLGNPRRVAVGLDQNRLNMLLAVLHRHGGVLVGDQDVFINVVGGVKVVETSADLTLLMAVVSSFRNRPLARDLMIFGEVGLAGEIRPVPSGQERLREAAKHGFRKAIVPAANRLKNDVPGMEMVAVKTLAEALSALDMS
- a CDS encoding FecCD family ABC transporter permease; amino-acid sequence: MSNGHKLILLLLVAALPLALLAALASGPVKLDLWQAFASGWRSDDSNAVILWQLRLPRAVLALLVGAALGMGGAAMQGMLRNPLAEPALLGVSSGAALAAILLLYYGAASNNGLVLPLLAIFGALVSVGSVWLLAGRGASASRLVLAGVAINAFLSALMALALNYAPSMFAMQEIVFWLLGSLANRSWDQVLLALPFILSGAVMLFFSRNYLRALSLGEASAVSLGFSGRRYPLLVLFGIAFAVGSSVAVAGTIGFIGLVVPHLMRPLVGQDPGRLLWASGLAGALLLQLADVLVLNTVGTQELRIGAVTAFIGAPFFFWLIVSGRREVNL
- the nqrF gene encoding NADH:ubiquinone reductase (Na(+)-transporting) subunit F, which encodes MNFIKMAHKWLSLVIGVQLALWLASGLAFALLDSNIVSGRHLVERQQAVPIPGSEPLVSHGEIARHYSGSTIFDIRLQPGFDHPVYRVQTAEGVELRDALNGDPLVIDAAMAVAIAARDYAGDDSLIGTPTRLPQPNLESRGHPGPLWRVDIADDYGTSLYISAEDGRVLERRNDTWRLFDIFWMLHIMDYTERQDFNNPFVVAFGIGALLLSLSGFVMLLTSFTRQEFNLVAKLRRSKVVVTLLDPASTPVQELALANGVTLFDGLAANGIQLPSNCGGGGSCGLCQVQLSPDAPISNSERAQLSAGELASGMRLACQQRATAATQLILDQSVLQADAYTAEVLETRFVTPFIKEIWLAPRGRRPFAFLAGGFVQVEVPPHTLRLAETPVEERFRGDWQPWLDAGGANHHQALRRSYSMANAPGESSSADGAETILLNVRIQPPPAGSNTLPAGAGSSYMFSLQPGDQVQLRGPFGSFRVQDSEREIILIGGGAGMAPLRSMIIDQLCNCGTQRPIHFWYGARNLREVFYADAFDALARTLENFHWQLGLSEPRAEDQWQGATGYISDIAADTYLRQHPDLGNCEFYLCGPPTMLRATIAMLTGLGVREEQIAFDDFGS
- a CDS encoding ABC transporter substrate-binding protein; the protein is MTIMSRSLLLILLALCPGAFAKSRVASLNLCLDQILLSWVPPKDIVSVTWLSGQPPYRRAPVPEHIYLNRAQAEELLPLKPDLVLTGQFGAQRAAARLEQLGFNVVRIPDAYSLEQLQTQLDALEQTLGPLPQLLAQKQQLSALLEKYPQSDTTENPTALILSANNITYGSGMLEHQLLTRAGFSNLAAQQGIQQLGRVSLEQVIALEPDLLVFYGGAQDFAIAHLAERHPVLKRYIDSGRSYRLPEALGYCPALAAVDVLEQLQQKRVELVQRP
- a CDS encoding 4'-phosphopantetheinyl transferase family protein; amino-acid sequence: MTLPAVWLLRSDTIPPDSPEARHLAALLSVEELQRRETYRSAEAQHQFLLSRVLLRSVLGKISGRSPESLRFDRLPSGKPLLADFPELHFSLSHSGQWLALAVSCEAPIGIDIEQPSKPRDFLRIARHYFHPEECALLESPPLELMPMHFYRLWTMKEAFFKARGTGISEGLGRINLAEFHLGRGVAFDKDLPDTHDSWQFYYSMHPQPDTTQLHLALASTDPAVGELPAESIRRGFDWSS
- a CDS encoding DUF6249 domain-containing protein, translated to MNEDTLALLIPLGFFLLIGMSLWMVLNFRAKRNLEVQQTLRLALDKGVELPPKLIEQLGASQRHPQQDMRRGIVWMACALGMALLGFFVPDPSNQAFLAMLGVAAIPFSIGLAYLAMYHFSKPQPA